The following coding sequences lie in one Flagellimonas eckloniae genomic window:
- a CDS encoding 3-hydroxyacyl-ACP dehydratase FabZ family protein translates to MEEKACNKIMTSKEILSQLPYSEPFLFVDEIDFVDENGVEGRYTFKKTSHFYQGHFKDYPITPGVLLTECCAQIGLVCLGIYLLKGRTKTSDINENTLQIAMSSSEMEFYLPVSPGETVKVVSEKKYFRFNKLKCNVKLFNSEKKLVCKGVLAGMFKQTSDGK, encoded by the coding sequence ATGGAGGAGAAAGCTTGCAATAAGATTATGACTTCAAAAGAAATACTTTCGCAATTACCATACAGTGAACCGTTCCTTTTTGTGGATGAAATCGACTTTGTTGATGAAAATGGTGTGGAGGGGAGATATACATTTAAAAAGACTTCTCATTTTTATCAAGGTCATTTTAAAGATTATCCCATAACACCAGGTGTACTATTAACCGAGTGCTGCGCTCAAATTGGCTTGGTATGTCTCGGGATTTATCTTTTAAAGGGAAGAACTAAAACTTCTGACATAAATGAAAACACACTCCAAATAGCAATGAGTAGCTCGGAAATGGAGTTTTATTTACCGGTATCTCCTGGTGAAACCGTGAAAGTGGTCTCTGAAAAAAAATATTTTCGATTTAATAAGTTGAAATGTAACGTTAAGCTTTTTAATTCTGAAAAGAAATTGGTTTGCAAAGGCGTTTTAGCTGGAATGTTTAAACAAACTTCGGATGGAAAATAG